The Streptomyces sp. NBC_01197 genome window below encodes:
- a CDS encoding TetR/AcrR family transcriptional regulator — protein MEQTEPSTPDAPTGLRERKKQRTREALLRVALELFTTKGYEQTTIDEIADAVEVSQRTFFRYFASKEEAAFAVHDLVESQFFTALEARPPEETPFEAMRNAVLASWDGISLTIEDLVPVDLYMRTCQIIESSPALLAIHLRRSAELEDRIAQLIAAREGLDVDTDPRPRVAVAAFDGVMRTTGRIWGKGQDLSIASMRAVTLAHLDLIGPALAGNWRTTDAHGM, from the coding sequence ATGGAGCAGACCGAGCCGTCGACGCCGGACGCGCCGACCGGACTGCGGGAGCGCAAGAAACAGCGCACCCGCGAGGCCCTGCTGCGCGTCGCACTCGAACTCTTCACGACGAAGGGGTACGAGCAGACGACCATCGACGAGATCGCCGACGCCGTCGAGGTCTCCCAGCGCACCTTCTTCCGGTACTTCGCCAGCAAGGAGGAGGCCGCGTTCGCGGTGCACGATCTGGTGGAGTCGCAGTTCTTCACCGCGCTGGAGGCCCGCCCGCCGGAGGAGACCCCGTTCGAGGCGATGCGCAACGCGGTGCTCGCCTCCTGGGACGGCATCAGTCTGACCATCGAGGACCTGGTCCCCGTCGACCTGTACATGCGGACCTGTCAGATCATCGAGTCCTCCCCGGCCCTGCTCGCGATCCATCTGCGCCGCTCGGCCGAGCTGGAGGACCGGATCGCCCAGCTGATCGCCGCACGCGAGGGGCTCGACGTGGACACCGATCCGCGGCCACGCGTGGCCGTCGCCGCGTTCGACGGCGTGATGCGGACCACCGGCCGGATCTGGGGCAAGGGCCAGGACCTGAGCATCGCCTCCATGCGGGCGGTCACCCTGGCCCACCTCGACCTGATCGGGCCTGCGCTGGCAGGGAACTGGCGTACGACAGACGCACACGGAATGTAG